The Pectobacterium parmentieri genome segment CCGATGCCGCAGCAGGTGAACGCTACGGCAAGGAGAGTATGGCGACGCTTAATCAGTAGATTTTTACCGACGGCCTTTACCGGTACGCGGCGGACGACCCACGGTGGCCTGATACACCTTGAAGCGTCCGGTTTGCGCCAGCACTTCGTGGCTACCAAACGCAGCATCTAACAGCGCCGGATAAGGCAGGAAGGCATTAGCGACAATGCGCAACTGTCCACCAATCGGTAAATGGGTCACCGCGCCACGAATCAACATTTCCGCGGCTTGCAGGCTCGTCTGCAAGCCATCATGGAACGGCGGATTAGATACGATCACATCGAAGCGACCGTCGATATCTGAATAGACATTACTCGCAATCACCGCGCCTTCCAACTCATTCGCCGCTAGCGTAGCTTTGCCGGACTCCACCGCTGCAGCGCTGACATCGCTCAGCGTCAGGCGAATTTTCGGCGACTGTTTCGCCAGTACCGATGCCAGCACGCCCGCACCGCAGGCGATATCCAGCACTTTGCCTTTCATATGCGGTTCAAACGTAGACAGCAGCAGTCGGCTACCCGGATCTAAGCCATCACGACTGAAGACGCCCGGAAGCGTTTTAACAGTAACGCCTTCTGTCACATACTCGTCCCACCAGTCATCCAGCGTGAAGCTGGCCTGCTTATCAATCCGACCGTGATAAAGCCCACAGCGACGCGCGCTATCGATTTTTACCAGTTCAACGAAACCAGACAACACGGGTTCGGCGCTGCGCACGCCGCTGCGGTTTTCTCCAACCACGAAGATCTCCGCGCCGACTGGCAGCAAAGACAGCAGATTACGCAGTTGGAATTCCGCTTCCTGTTTGCTCTTCGGCCAGTAATAAATCAGCGTGTCGCTATCCGCCACCAGCGCCACATCCGCGACCAGACCGTATTGAGCGTTATCCCCAAGTGGCTTCACCATCTGTTGCCAGTGGTGATATTGGTTGCAATGGACACGTACCGACGCCGCCTCAAATTGTGCGGGCAGGGTATCCTGCAAATCACCGGCAAACAGAACTCGGCGTGAAAGAAATTCGTCACTATGGCGCAGTATGACTTCACTGGCGGGGGTTAATGCGGACATCAGGCTACGGCTCCTTAATCATTGAACGGGGGATTATATACGCTTCGGCCTCGAAGTTGCAGAGTGGAGAGGAAATAACCGCGCCGACGTTGGCGCAGTCCGACGGGGTTTGTTAGCATAGGCACGAATCATTTTCTCGCACGCCAGACAGGATAA includes the following:
- the rsmC gene encoding 16S rRNA (guanine(1207)-N(2))-methyltransferase RsmC → MSALTPASEVILRHSDEFLSRRVLFAGDLQDTLPAQFEAASVRVHCNQYHHWQQMVKPLGDNAQYGLVADVALVADSDTLIYYWPKSKQEAEFQLRNLLSLLPVGAEIFVVGENRSGVRSAEPVLSGFVELVKIDSARRCGLYHGRIDKQASFTLDDWWDEYVTEGVTVKTLPGVFSRDGLDPGSRLLLSTFEPHMKGKVLDIACGAGVLASVLAKQSPKIRLTLSDVSAAAVESGKATLAANELEGAVIASNVYSDIDGRFDVIVSNPPFHDGLQTSLQAAEMLIRGAVTHLPIGGQLRIVANAFLPYPALLDAAFGSHEVLAQTGRFKVYQATVGRPPRTGKGRR